From Mucilaginibacter gotjawali:
GTTTTTGATTATCGGTATTGGTAGCTATTCCCATTAATCCCCTGATCCTGATATGTTTTAAGGCCGCAAATTCTTCGGAGCGCAGCAGTTCTATCGCCTCGTCAAAACCTAAACCAAACTTGGTTTCTTCATCGGCTATGTAAACCTCTAACAGGCAATCGATGATCCGGTTGTTTTTGGTTGCATGTTTATCAATCTCCTGCAGCAGTTTTAAACTGTCGACAGATTGGATCATGCTGATAAATGGCGCTATGTATTTTACTTTATTGGTTTGTAAATGGCCGATAAGGTGCCACTCAATATCCTGTGGTAAATGTTCGTGCTTTTCAACGAGTTCCTGTACCTGGTTTTCGCCAAACAAACGCTGCCCGGCGTTATATGCCTCCAGCACTTCTTCGTTTGATTTTGTTTTTGATACGGCTAAAAGGGTT
This genomic window contains:
- a CDS encoding YggS family pyridoxal phosphate-dependent enzyme translates to MSIADNIKSLKNETGPINVTLLAVSKTKSNEEVLEAYNAGQRLFGENQVQELVEKHEHLPQDIEWHLIGHLQTNKVKYIAPFISMIQSVDSLKLLQEIDKHATKNNRIIDCLLEVYIADEETKFGLGFDEAIELLRSEEFAALKHIRIRGLMGIATNTDNQKQIKDEFYELKTFFDGIKQSFFRKEPTFDTLSMGMSSDYKVAIEQGSNMIRLGSTIFGQRVIKHWKNN